In Salmonella enterica subsp. enterica serovar Typhimurium str. LT2, a single window of DNA contains:
- the ccmG gene encoding heme lyase/disulfide oxidoreductase (cytochrome c-type biogenesis; similar to E. coli disulfide oxidoreductase (in biogenesis of cytochrome c? (AAC75255.1); Blastp hit to AAC75255.1 (185 aa), 87% identity in aa 1 - 185) — translation MKRNVLLLPLLIFLLIAAALLWQLARNAQGDDPTNLESALTGKPVPAFRLESLETPGQYYQAEVLTQGKPVLLNVWATWCPTCRAEHQYLNQLSAQGIRVVGLNYKDDRAKAVAWLKELGNPYALSLSDSDGMLGLDLGVYGAPETFLIDGRGIIRYRHAGDLNARVWESELKPLWDRYSREAAQ, via the coding sequence ATGAAACGCAACGTACTGTTATTACCGCTGCTGATTTTTCTGCTGATTGCCGCGGCGCTGCTGTGGCAGCTGGCGCGCAACGCGCAGGGGGATGACCCGACGAATCTCGAATCGGCACTGACCGGAAAGCCGGTGCCGGCGTTCCGCCTGGAATCGCTGGAGACGCCGGGTCAGTACTATCAGGCGGAGGTGCTGACGCAGGGGAAACCGGTGCTGCTTAACGTCTGGGCCACCTGGTGCCCGACCTGCCGCGCCGAGCATCAGTACCTGAACCAGCTTTCTGCGCAGGGTATCCGGGTGGTGGGGCTGAACTATAAGGACGACCGGGCGAAGGCGGTGGCCTGGTTAAAGGAACTGGGCAACCCGTATGCGCTGAGTTTATCGGACAGCGACGGGATGCTGGGGCTGGACCTGGGCGTGTACGGCGCGCCGGAAACCTTCCTCATCGACGGCAGGGGGATTATCCGCTACCGCCATGCGGGCGATTTGAATGCCCGGGTATGGGAAAGTGAACTGAAACCGCTGTGGGACAGATACAGCCGGGAGGCGGCGCAATGA
- a CDS encoding virulence protein MsgA-like protein (virulence protein msga (SW:MSGA_SALTY)) — MPTIKKLADARDVILHELILHELIGHLSCAVVTVKSMQATNVNHVCTKTEKAHLHPILEKMFAVAGK, encoded by the coding sequence ATGCCTACAATTAAAAAGTTAGCTGATGCCAGAGACGTTATTTTGCATGAACTGATTTTGCATGAACTGATTGGACATCTTTCCTGTGCAGTGGTCACAGTAAAGTCAATGCAGGCAACTAACGTAAACCATGTTTGTACTAAAACAGAAAAAGCGCATCTACACCCTATACTGGAAAAAATGTTTGCAGTGGCAGGTAAATGA
- the ccmA gene encoding ABC superfamily (membrane) heme exporter protein (cytochrome c-type biogenesis protein; similar to E. coli ATP binding protein of heme exporter A (AAC75261.1); Blastp hit to AAC75261.1 (205 aa), 79% identity in aa 1 - 200) → MLEARDLYCERDERTLFRGLSFTVEAGEWVQVTGGNGAGKTTLLRLLTGLARPDGGEVYWQGEPLRRVRDSFHRSLLWIGHQPGIKTRLTARENLHFFHPGDGARLPEALAQAGLAGFEDVPVAQLSAGQQRRVALARLWLTRAALWVLDEPFTAIDVNGVARLTRRMAAHTAQGGMVILTTHQPLPGAADTVRRLALTGGGAGL, encoded by the coding sequence ATGCTTGAAGCCAGAGATCTGTACTGCGAGCGGGACGAGAGGACGCTGTTTCGCGGGCTGTCGTTCACCGTGGAGGCCGGGGAGTGGGTGCAGGTCACCGGCGGCAACGGCGCCGGAAAAACCACCCTGCTGCGCCTGCTGACCGGGCTGGCGCGCCCGGACGGCGGGGAGGTGTACTGGCAGGGCGAACCCCTGCGCCGCGTGCGCGACAGCTTCCATCGCAGTCTGCTGTGGATAGGGCACCAGCCGGGGATCAAAACCCGCCTGACGGCGCGGGAGAACCTGCACTTCTTCCACCCCGGCGACGGCGCGCGTCTCCCGGAGGCGCTGGCGCAGGCCGGGCTGGCGGGATTTGAGGACGTGCCGGTCGCTCAGCTCTCGGCCGGGCAGCAGCGCCGGGTGGCGCTGGCCCGCCTGTGGCTGACCCGCGCCGCGCTGTGGGTGCTCGACGAACCGTTCACCGCCATTGACGTTAACGGCGTGGCGCGCCTCACCCGGCGGATGGCGGCGCACACGGCGCAGGGCGGGATGGTCATTCTCACCACCCACCAGCCGCTGCCGGGGGCCGCGGACACCGTCCGCCGCCTGGCGCTGACCGGCGGGGGGGCCGGGCTGTGA
- the ccmD gene encoding heme exporter protein C (cytochrome c-type biogenesis protein; similar to E. coli heme exporter protein C (AAC75258.1); Blastp hit to AAC75258.1 (69 aa), 77% identity in aa 1 - 69) encodes MSPAFSSWSDFFAMGGYAFFVWLAVAMTVAPLALLALHTVLQRRAILRGVAQQRAREARMRAAQAQQEAA; translated from the coding sequence GTGAGTCCGGCATTTTCATCGTGGAGCGATTTTTTCGCCATGGGCGGGTACGCCTTTTTTGTCTGGCTGGCGGTGGCGATGACCGTGGCGCCGCTGGCGCTGCTGGCGCTGCACACGGTGCTGCAGCGCCGGGCCATTCTGCGCGGCGTGGCGCAGCAGCGGGCGCGCGAGGCGCGGATGCGTGCCGCACAGGCGCAACAGGAGGCCGCGTGA
- the ccmE gene encoding periplasmic heme-dependent peroxidase (cytochrome c-type biogenesis protein; similar to E. coli cytochrome c biogenesis, possible subunit of a heme lyase (AAC75257.1); Blastp hit to AAC75257.1 (159 aa), 82% identity in aa 1 - 159), with amino-acid sequence MNLRRKNRLWVVCAVLAGLGLTTALVLYALRANIDLFYTPGEILYGKRETQQLPAAGQRLRVGGMVMPGSVRRDPDSLKVNFSLYDAEGSVTVSYEGILPDLFREGQGVVVQGTLEKGNHVLAHEVLAKHDENYTPPEVEKAMQENHRRPQRADKDTSS; translated from the coding sequence GTGAACCTGCGACGTAAAAACCGGCTATGGGTGGTCTGCGCGGTGCTGGCGGGCCTGGGGCTGACCACCGCCCTGGTCCTGTACGCGCTGCGCGCGAATATCGACCTGTTCTATACCCCCGGCGAAATCCTCTACGGCAAGCGCGAGACGCAGCAGCTGCCGGCGGCGGGCCAGCGCCTGCGCGTCGGCGGGATGGTGATGCCCGGCAGTGTCAGGCGCGACCCGGACTCGCTGAAGGTGAACTTCAGTCTCTACGACGCCGAAGGGTCGGTGACGGTGAGCTATGAGGGGATACTGCCGGACCTGTTCCGCGAGGGGCAGGGGGTGGTGGTGCAGGGCACCCTGGAGAAGGGCAACCACGTCCTGGCGCACGAGGTGCTGGCCAAACATGACGAGAACTACACCCCGCCGGAAGTGGAAAAGGCGATGCAGGAAAACCACCGCCGCCCGCAACGCGCTGATAAGGACACCTCATCATGA
- a CDS encoding putative tail fiber protein of phage (similar to E. coli putative membrane protein (AAC74454.1); Blastp hit to AAC74454.1 (1122 aa), 60% identity in aa 458 - 505, 24% identity in aa 369 - 530): MISLEDASLTKKGIVKLSSATDSDSEALAATPKAVKTVMGEVRTKAPLDSPAFTGTPTTPTPPGDAKGLQTTNAEFVRKLIAALVGSVLEPLDTLQELADALGNDPNFATTVLNKLAGKQPLDETLTALSGKSVDGLIEYVGLRETISRAADALQKSQNGGDIPDKDLFVRRIGAARAFDGAVIIGCDDNPWTTAEFIVWLESQGAFNHPYWMCRGSWSYAYNKIITDTGCGNICLAGAVIEVMGVRGAMTIRVTTSHSVSGW; this comes from the coding sequence GTGATTTCCCTGGAAGATGCAAGCCTGACGAAAAAAGGTATCGTTAAATTAAGCAGTGCCACGGACAGTGACAGCGAAGCGCTGGCGGCCACACCAAAGGCGGTAAAAACCGTTATGGGTGAGGTACGGACCAAAGCGCCGCTGGACAGCCCGGCATTCACTGGAACGCCGACCACACCGACGCCGCCAGGCGATGCTAAAGGGCTTCAGACAACAAACGCGGAGTTTGTCCGCAAACTGATTGCCGCGCTGGTTGGTTCCGTACTGGAGCCACTGGACACCCTGCAGGAACTGGCTGACGCGTTGGGAAATGATCCGAACTTTGCCACCACGGTACTGAATAAACTGGCGGGCAAGCAGCCGCTGGACGAAACCCTGACGGCGCTGTCAGGAAAAAGTGTTGACGGTCTTATCGAATACGTTGGTTTGCGAGAAACCATAAGTCGTGCCGCCGATGCATTACAAAAATCACAGAATGGCGGCGATATTCCGGACAAGGATTTGTTTGTGCGTCGTATCGGTGCCGCGCGAGCGTTTGATGGCGCAGTTATTATCGGCTGTGATGATAATCCGTGGACGACGGCGGAGTTTATCGTCTGGCTGGAGTCTCAGGGCGCATTCAATCACCCTTACTGGATGTGTCGTGGCTCTTGGTCTTACGCTTATAACAAAATCATCACGGATACTGGCTGCGGTAATATCTGTCTCGCTGGCGCAGTGATTGAGGTAATGGGAGTGCGTGGCGCGATGACTATTCGGGTGACAACGTCCCATTCAGTATCTGGTTGGTGA
- the ccmB gene encoding ABC superfamily (membrane) heme exporter protein (cytochrome c-type biogenesis protein; similar to E. coli heme exporter protein B, cytochrome c-type biogenesis protein (AAC75260.1); Blastp hit to AAC75260.1 (220 aa), 84% identity in aa 2 - 220): MMWRVFCLELRVAFRHGADIAGPLWFFLMVITLFPLSVGPQPQLLARIAPGIIQVAALLASLLALERLFRDDLQDGSLEQLMLLPVPLPAVVLAKVLAHWAVTGLPLIMLSPLVALLLGMDVYGWKIMALTLLLGTPALGFLAAPGVALTAGLRRGGVLLGILVLPLSVPVLIFAAAAMDAASMHLPADGYLAVLGALLAGSATLSPFATAAALRLSVQ, translated from the coding sequence GTGATGTGGCGTGTCTTCTGTCTCGAACTGCGCGTGGCGTTCCGCCACGGCGCGGACATCGCCGGCCCGCTGTGGTTCTTCCTGATGGTCATCACCCTGTTTCCGTTAAGCGTCGGGCCGCAGCCGCAGCTGCTGGCGCGTATCGCGCCGGGCATCATCCAGGTGGCGGCGCTGCTGGCCTCGCTGCTGGCGCTGGAGCGGCTGTTTCGCGACGACCTGCAGGACGGCAGCCTGGAGCAGCTGATGCTGCTGCCGGTGCCGCTGCCGGCGGTGGTGCTGGCGAAGGTGCTGGCCCACTGGGCGGTGACCGGCCTGCCGCTGATTATGCTCTCCCCGCTGGTGGCGCTGCTGCTGGGGATGGACGTGTACGGCTGGAAAATCATGGCGCTGACGCTGCTGCTCGGCACGCCGGCGCTGGGGTTTCTCGCCGCGCCGGGCGTTGCGCTGACGGCCGGGCTGCGGCGCGGCGGCGTCCTGCTGGGCATTCTGGTGCTGCCGCTGAGTGTCCCGGTGCTGATTTTCGCCGCCGCGGCGATGGACGCGGCATCGATGCATTTACCCGCTGACGGCTATCTGGCGGTGCTGGGAGCGCTGCTGGCGGGCAGCGCGACGTTAAGCCCGTTCGCCACCGCGGCGGCGCTGCGCCTCAGCGTGCAGTAG
- the ccmC gene encoding heme exporter protein (ABC superfamily (membrane); cytochrome c-type biogenesis protein; similar to E. coli heme exporter protein C (AAC75259.1); Blastp hit to AAC75259.1 (245 aa), 86% identity in aa 1 - 245) — MWKTLHQLAAPPRLYQICGRLVPWLAAAGIIVLATGWVRGFGFAPADYQQGEGYRIMYLHVPAAIWSMGIYAAMAVAAFTGLVWQMKMASLAVAAMAPVGAVYTFIALVTGAAWGKPMWGTWWVWDARLTSELVLLFLYAGVIALWHAFDDRKMAGRAAGILVLVGVVNLPVIHYSVEWWNTLHQGSTRMQQSIDPAMRSPLRWAIAGYLLLFMTLSLMRMRNLILLMEKRRPWVSELILKRGHR; from the coding sequence ATGTGGAAAACCCTTCATCAGCTGGCGGCGCCGCCCCGGCTGTATCAGATTTGCGGCAGGCTCGTGCCGTGGCTGGCGGCGGCCGGCATCATTGTGCTGGCCACGGGCTGGGTCCGGGGCTTTGGTTTCGCCCCGGCGGACTACCAGCAGGGGGAGGGCTACCGCATTATGTACCTGCATGTCCCGGCGGCCATCTGGTCGATGGGTATCTATGCGGCGATGGCGGTGGCGGCGTTCACCGGGCTGGTCTGGCAGATGAAAATGGCCAGCCTTGCCGTCGCGGCGATGGCGCCGGTGGGGGCGGTGTACACCTTCATCGCGCTGGTCACCGGCGCGGCGTGGGGCAAACCGATGTGGGGCACCTGGTGGGTGTGGGACGCGCGCCTGACCTCGGAGCTGGTGCTGCTGTTTCTCTACGCCGGGGTCATCGCCCTGTGGCACGCCTTTGACGACCGTAAAATGGCCGGGCGCGCGGCGGGCATTCTGGTGCTGGTCGGCGTGGTGAACCTGCCGGTTATCCACTATTCCGTCGAGTGGTGGAACACCCTGCACCAGGGCTCGACGCGGATGCAGCAGAGTATCGACCCGGCGATGCGCTCGCCGCTGCGCTGGGCCATCGCCGGCTACCTGCTGCTCTTTATGACGCTTTCGCTGATGCGGATGCGCAACCTGATTTTACTGATGGAAAAACGCCGCCCGTGGGTGAGCGAACTGATACTGAAAAGGGGGCACCGGTGA
- the narP gene encoding response regulator in two-component regulatory system with NarQ (or NarX) (similar to E. coli nitrate/nitrite response regulator (sensor NarQ) (AAC75253.1); Blastp hit to AAC75253.1 (215 aa), 88% identity in aa 1 - 215), which translates to MPEVTPFQVLIVDDHPLMRRGIRQLLELDPAFHVVAEAGDGASAIDLANRIEPDLILLDLNMKGLSGLDTLNALRRDGVTAQIIILTVSDSASDIYALIDAGADGYLLKDSDPEVLLEAIRKGANGGKVFSDRVNEYLRERERFGAQEDPFSILTERELDVLHELAQGLSNKQIASVLNISEQTVKVHIRNLLRKLNVRSRVAATILFLQTRGMQ; encoded by the coding sequence ATGCCTGAAGTAACACCTTTTCAGGTGCTTATTGTGGACGACCATCCACTTATGCGGCGAGGTATTCGTCAATTACTGGAACTGGACCCGGCTTTTCATGTCGTTGCCGAAGCGGGTGACGGGGCGAGTGCGATCGATCTGGCGAATCGCATTGAGCCCGATCTGATCCTGCTGGATCTGAATATGAAAGGTCTGAGCGGGTTAGATACCCTGAACGCGCTACGCCGGGATGGTGTGACGGCGCAAATTATTATTCTTACCGTCTCGGATTCCGCCAGCGACATCTACGCGCTGATCGACGCCGGCGCCGACGGTTATCTGCTCAAAGATAGCGATCCGGAAGTGCTGCTGGAGGCCATTCGCAAAGGCGCTAACGGCGGTAAAGTCTTTAGCGATCGGGTCAATGAATATCTGCGTGAGCGCGAACGGTTTGGCGCGCAGGAAGATCCCTTTAGTATCCTGACCGAACGAGAGTTAGATGTCTTGCATGAGCTGGCGCAGGGGCTTTCTAACAAACAAATTGCGTCAGTACTGAATATTTCTGAGCAGACGGTTAAGGTGCACATTCGTAATCTACTTCGCAAGCTAAACGTGCGCTCGCGCGTCGCGGCGACCATTCTATTTTTACAAACACGCGGAATGCAGTAA
- the ccmF gene encoding cytochrome c-type biogenesis protein (similar to E. coli cytochrome c-type biogenesis protein (AAC75256.1); Blastp hit to AAC75256.1 (647 aa), 85% identity in aa 1 - 646): MMPEYGHALLCLALGVALLLSVYPLWGVARGDARMMASAGVFAWLLFICVAGAFFVLVHAFVVNDFTVAYVAGNSNTQLPVWYRVAATWGAHEGSLLLWVLLMSGWTLAVAVFSRQVPADIVARVLAVMGMVCAGFLAFILFTSGPFARTLPAFPVEGRDLNPLLQDPGLIFHPPLLYMGYVGFSVAFAFAIAALLSGRLDSAFTRFARPWTLAAWVFLTLGIVLGSAWAYYELGWGGWWFWDPVENASFMPWLAGTALLHSLAVTEQRAGFKAWTLLLSICAFSLCLLGTFLVRSGVLVSVHAFASDPARGMFILAFMVLVTGGSLLLFAVRGHRVRSRVNNALWSRESLLLGNNVLLMAAMLVVLLGTLLPLVHKQLGLGSISVGEPFFNTMFTWLMVPFALLLGVGPLVRWGRDRPRNIRTLLLTALVSTLVLSVLLPWLLEDKIIAMTAVGMAMACWIAVLAVAEAVQRVSRGTKTSLSYWGMVAAHLGLAVTITGIAFSQNYSVERDVRMRAGDSVTIHDYRFTFREVRDITGPNYRGGVALIGVTRHGEPEAVLHAEKRLYNTSRMVMTEAAIDGGLTRDLYAALGEELDNGAWAVRLYYKPFVRWIWAGGLLMALGGLLCLADPRYRRRKPLPEAG; this comes from the coding sequence ATGATGCCTGAATACGGCCACGCGCTGCTGTGCCTGGCGCTCGGCGTGGCGCTGCTGCTGTCCGTTTACCCGCTGTGGGGCGTGGCGCGCGGTGACGCGCGGATGATGGCGTCGGCCGGGGTGTTCGCCTGGCTGCTGTTTATCTGCGTGGCGGGCGCGTTTTTCGTGCTGGTGCACGCCTTTGTGGTTAACGACTTCACCGTGGCCTATGTCGCCGGCAACTCGAACACGCAGCTGCCGGTGTGGTACCGGGTGGCCGCCACCTGGGGGGCGCACGAGGGCTCGCTGCTGCTGTGGGTGCTGCTGATGAGCGGCTGGACCCTGGCGGTGGCGGTGTTCAGCCGGCAGGTGCCGGCGGATATCGTCGCCCGGGTGCTGGCGGTGATGGGGATGGTCTGCGCCGGTTTTCTGGCGTTCATCCTGTTCACCTCCGGCCCGTTCGCCCGCACGCTGCCGGCCTTTCCGGTGGAGGGGCGCGACCTGAACCCGCTGCTGCAGGACCCGGGGCTGATTTTCCACCCGCCGCTGCTGTACATGGGCTATGTCGGCTTCTCGGTGGCCTTCGCCTTCGCCATCGCCGCGCTGCTGAGCGGGCGTCTGGACAGCGCGTTCACCCGTTTTGCCCGCCCGTGGACGCTGGCGGCGTGGGTGTTCCTGACGCTGGGCATCGTGCTCGGCTCGGCGTGGGCCTACTACGAGCTGGGCTGGGGCGGCTGGTGGTTCTGGGACCCGGTGGAGAACGCCTCCTTTATGCCGTGGCTGGCGGGCACCGCCCTGCTGCACTCGCTGGCGGTCACCGAACAGCGCGCCGGCTTTAAGGCGTGGACGCTGCTGCTGTCCATCTGCGCCTTCTCGCTGTGCCTGCTGGGCACCTTCCTGGTGCGCTCCGGGGTGCTGGTGTCGGTGCACGCCTTCGCCTCCGACCCGGCGCGCGGGATGTTTATCCTCGCCTTTATGGTGCTGGTCACCGGCGGCTCGCTGCTGCTGTTCGCCGTGCGCGGGCACAGGGTGCGTTCGCGGGTGAACAACGCGCTGTGGTCGCGCGAGTCGCTGCTGCTCGGCAACAACGTCCTGCTGATGGCCGCCATGCTGGTGGTGCTGCTGGGCACCCTGCTGCCGCTGGTGCACAAACAGCTGGGGCTGGGCAGCATTTCGGTGGGGGAGCCGTTCTTTAACACCATGTTCACCTGGCTGATGGTCCCCTTTGCCCTGCTGCTGGGGGTGGGGCCGCTGGTGCGCTGGGGCCGGGACCGGCCGCGTAACATCAGGACGCTGCTGCTCACCGCCCTGGTCTCCACCCTGGTGCTGTCGGTACTTTTGCCATGGCTGCTGGAAGATAAAATCATCGCCATGACGGCGGTGGGGATGGCGATGGCCTGCTGGATTGCGGTGCTGGCGGTGGCCGAAGCCGTACAGCGCGTGTCCCGCGGCACGAAAACCTCTCTCAGCTACTGGGGAATGGTGGCGGCGCACCTCGGGCTGGCGGTGACGATTACCGGCATCGCCTTCAGCCAGAATTACAGCGTGGAGCGTGACGTGCGGATGCGGGCGGGCGACAGCGTGACCATTCACGACTACCGCTTCACCTTCCGGGAGGTGCGGGACATCACCGGGCCCAACTACCGCGGCGGGGTGGCCCTCATCGGGGTGACGCGCCACGGCGAGCCGGAGGCGGTGCTGCACGCGGAGAAACGGCTCTACAACACCAGCCGGATGGTGATGACCGAGGCGGCGATTGACGGCGGGCTGACCCGCGACCTGTACGCCGCGCTCGGGGAGGAGCTGGACAACGGCGCGTGGGCCGTGCGCCTGTACTACAAACCGTTTGTCCGCTGGATATGGGCCGGGGGACTGCTGATGGCGCTGGGCGGGCTGCTGTGCCTGGCGGACCCGCGCTACCGCCGCCGTAAACCATTGCCGGAGGCCGGATGA
- a CDS encoding putative outer membrane protein: MYMKRIFIYLLLPCAFACSANDNVFFGKGNKHQISFAAGESIRRGGVEHLYTAFLTYSEPSDFFFLQARNNLELGGFKAKGSDDCSKHSGSVPCNKYNQGVLGISKDVALVHFAGIYTGIGLGAYIKSKSRDDMRVNSAFTFGEKAFLGWNFGAFSTEAYIRHFSNGSLTDKNSGHNFVGASISYNF; the protein is encoded by the coding sequence GTGTATATGAAGAGAATATTTATATATCTATTATTACCTTGTGCATTCGCATGTTCTGCTAATGATAATGTTTTTTTTGGCAAGGGCAACAAGCATCAGATCTCTTTTGCTGCGGGAGAAAGTATAAGAAGAGGAGGGGTTGAGCACTTATATACGGCTTTTCTGACATACAGTGAACCCAGCGATTTTTTCTTTTTACAGGCAAGAAATAATCTGGAGTTAGGAGGATTTAAGGCTAAGGGTAGCGATGATTGCAGTAAACATTCTGGCAGCGTTCCCTGTAATAAATATAACCAGGGCGTATTGGGTATCTCGAAGGATGTGGCGCTGGTTCATTTCGCTGGTATCTATACCGGTATTGGTCTGGGGGCTTATATAAAATCTAAGTCGCGAGATGATATGCGTGTCAATTCTGCATTTACCTTTGGAGAAAAAGCGTTTCTTGGCTGGAACTTTGGGGCTTTTTCTACAGAAGCTTATATCCGGCATTTCTCGAATGGATCACTTACGGATAAAAATTCAGGGCATAATTTTGTAGGTGCTTCAATTAGTTATAATTTCTGA
- the ccmH gene encoding putative heme lyase subunit (cytochrome c-type biogenesis; similar to E. coli possible subunit of heme lyase (AAC75254.1); Blastp hit to AAC75254.1 (350 aa), 73% identity in aa 1 - 342) — protein MRLLPGMVMLMLVLVIAGSARATTDVMPFKDEAQEQQFRQLTEQLRCPKCQNNSIADSNAMIATDMRRRVYDLMQEGKSRQEIIDYMVARYGNFVTYDPPLTPLTVLLWVLPLATIVAGGWIIVARTRRRVRIRQDVLADAIPAAGPRAGWGAYVPGVVMALVVAAISYSQTGSYPQVRAWQQATAQTPGLLARALDPQAQPLNEEEMARLALGLRTRLQNDAGNVEGWLMLGRTGMVLGNAGTATGAYANAYRLDPKNRDAALGYAEALTRSSDPEDNRRGGELLRQLVSRDHTDIRVLSLYAFSAFEQQRFGEAVAAWEMMLKLLPAGDARRAVIERSIRLAQEK, from the coding sequence ATGAGACTGTTACCGGGCATGGTGATGCTGATGCTGGTGCTGGTTATCGCCGGGTCAGCGCGGGCGACCACCGACGTGATGCCGTTTAAAGATGAAGCGCAGGAGCAGCAGTTCCGCCAGCTCACGGAGCAGCTGCGCTGCCCGAAATGCCAGAACAACAGCATTGCGGACTCGAACGCGATGATAGCCACCGACATGCGCCGCAGGGTGTATGACCTGATGCAGGAGGGGAAGAGCCGCCAGGAAATCATCGATTACATGGTGGCGCGCTACGGCAACTTCGTCACCTACGACCCGCCGCTGACCCCGCTGACGGTGCTGCTGTGGGTGCTGCCGCTGGCCACCATCGTGGCGGGCGGGTGGATAATCGTCGCCCGCACGCGCCGGCGGGTGCGTATCAGACAGGACGTCCTGGCCGACGCCATTCCTGCGGCGGGACCGCGCGCCGGGTGGGGTGCTTACGTGCCGGGCGTGGTTATGGCGCTGGTCGTGGCCGCCATCAGTTACTCACAGACCGGCAGCTATCCGCAGGTGAGGGCCTGGCAGCAGGCAACGGCGCAGACGCCGGGACTGCTGGCGCGGGCGCTGGACCCGCAGGCGCAGCCGCTGAATGAGGAGGAGATGGCGCGGCTGGCGCTGGGGCTGCGCACCCGCCTGCAGAATGATGCCGGCAATGTTGAGGGCTGGCTCATGCTGGGGCGCACCGGTATGGTACTGGGTAATGCCGGTACCGCCACCGGGGCCTATGCAAACGCTTACCGTCTGGACCCGAAAAACCGCGATGCGGCGCTGGGCTACGCGGAGGCGCTGACGCGCTCGTCCGACCCGGAGGATAACCGCCGCGGCGGGGAGCTGCTGCGTCAGCTGGTGAGCCGCGACCACACGGATATCCGGGTGTTAAGCCTGTATGCGTTCAGCGCCTTTGAGCAGCAGCGCTTTGGCGAGGCGGTGGCGGCCTGGGAGATGATGCTGAAGTTACTGCCGGCGGGTGACGCCCGGCGGGCGGTGATAGAGCGCAGTATCCGGCTGGCGCAGGAGAAATAA
- a CDS encoding putative tail fiber protein of phage codes for MPDTDENRRADIHAAGSLKTVKSFKGFIRRKSCAGRQNRKLNARALIPDDLVIVESDPEKIDTLAVK; via the coding sequence TTGCCTGATACGGATGAAAACCGTCGCGCTGATATTCATGCTGCTGGCAGTTTAAAGACGGTAAAGTCGTTCAAAGGGTTTATTCGCCGGAAGAGCTGCGCAGGCAGGCAGAATCGAAAATTGAACGCCCGGGCGTTGATACCGGATGATCTGGTCATCGTGGAAAGCGACCCTGAAAAAATCGACACTTTAGCTGTAAAATGA